Part of the Sphingobium lignivorans genome is shown below.
CGGTTGGGTGCGGTTCGCGCCCCGATGCCGGGCCTGCGGGCTGGACATAAACCAGTTCAATGTCGGTGACGGTCCGGCGGCTTTTCTCATCCTCATCGTCGGCGGCCTCGTGACCGCGCTGGCGCTGTTCCTCCAGCTGGCGGCGAGCCCGCCCTTCTGGGTGCATATCCTGCTCTGGGTCCCGCTGACGACTGTCCTGGTCGTGCTGTGCCTGCGGGCCTCCAAGGCGGCCCTGCTCATCCTCGAATATCGCAATCAGGCGCGGGAAGGGCGCCTTGCCGCCCAGCCGACGGTGCCGGACGAGACGACATGATCCGGCCCGTTCCGCTGGTCCCGACGATCATCGTGGCGCTGGCCATCGCGCTGATGATCGCGCTGGGCCTGTGGCAGCTCGATCGCGCCCACGAGAAGGAAGCCGCCATAGCCATCTGGCAGCGGAACATGGCGCTGCCCGCCACGGCCTATCCGGTTGCCAATCCCGTGGACGAAAGCCTCCTGTTCCGGCGCCTCTCCGCCCATTGCCTGCGCGTGGTGGACTGGCGCGTGATTGGCGGACGCTCGCGGGATGGCCGGCCGGGCTGGAGACATGTGGCCTATTGCGCCACGGGAGCGGAAGGCCCTGGACTGGTGGTTGATGTCGGCGTGAGCCTCGCGCCCGATGCCCGCGTCGCCTGGACCGGCGGTCCCGTGCAGGGCCTCGCGACCCACGAGCCGGACAGCACGCCCTGGCTCGACCGGCTGGCGCGCCGCTCCGCGCCGCTGCGCCTCATGATCGTGGCCGAAACGCCTGCGCCGGGACTCGTCGCGTCCGCGCCGCCCGATCCGGCCTCGGTTCCGAATAATCATCGCTCCTACATGGTGCAGTGGTGGCTGTTCGCGCTCGTGGCGGCCGTCATTTATGGGCTCGCGCTGCGCAAGCGCTGGCGCGGGCGCTCGCAGGGCGCGGTTTCATCCCCGCCGCCGCCGGGGTCCTGAACGTCCGTCAGCCGCGTGCGAACGGCGGCATTTGCGAAGCCCCCTTATCCTGCCATGTGTCCGGGCGAGTTGCAGGGCGCGCAACTCAAGGCTAAGAGCGCCCCGTCATGCAGTATGTGAGCACCAGGGGGCGCGCGGACGCGCTGGATTTCGAAGGCGCGACCCTGGCGGGGCTCGCGAGCGACGGCGGGCTCTATCTGCCCGAGCGCTGGCCGACCTTCACGGCGGAGGACCTCTCCGCCATGCGCGGGCTCTCTTATGTGGAAACGGCGGTGCGAGTCATCCTGCCTTTCGTGGGGGATAGCCTCAGCGAGGATGAACTGCGCGATCTGTGCACCCAGGCTTATGGCCGCTTCGCGCATGCCGCCGTCACGCCGCTCGTCCAGCTCGACCATGGTCACTGGCTGCTGGAGCTGTTTCACGGCCCGACGCTGGCGTTCAAGGATGTCGCGCTTCAGCTGCTGGGGCTGCTGTTCGAGAAGTTCCTGAGCCGCCGCGAGACTCATCTCACGATCATCGGCGCCACCTCCGGCGACACCGGCTCGGCAGCGATCGATGCTGTCGCGGGGCGCGCCGGGATCGACATCTTCATGCTGCACCCGGCCGGTCGCGTGTCGGACGTGCAGCGGCGGCAGATGACGACGGTGCTGGCGCCCAACGTCCATAACATCGCCATCGAGGGCAGTTTCGATGATGCGCAGGCGCTGGTGAAGCGCGCGTTCAACGATCCCGATTTCTCGTCCCGCTATGATCTGTCGGCGGTCAACAGCATCAACTGGGCGCGGCTGGTCGCGCAGGTGGTCTATTATATCTATGCCGGCGTCCGCCTCGGCGCGCCGGATCGCTCGGTGGCCTTCGCCGTGCCGACGGGCAATTTCGGCGACGTGTTCGCGGGCTATGTCGCCTCGCGCATGGGCCTGCCGATCGAGCGGCTGGTCGTCGCCACCAACGTCAACGACATCCTTCACCGCGCGCTGTCCGAAGGCGATTACAGCCAGGGCACGGTCGTCCCCACCGCGACGCCGAGCATGGATATCCAGGTCTCGTCCAATTTCGAACGGCTGCTGTTCGACCTGAACGGCCGGGACGGCGCGGCGCTGGCCGAGCAGATGAAGGGCTTCGAGCAGACAAGGGCCATGCGCCTCACCAATGCGCAGCGCGACGGGGCGGCTGCCCTGTTCTCCTCCGCGCGGATCGATGCGGACGGCATGTCCCGGGCCATGCGCTGGGCCTATGACGCGGCCGGGCAGATCATCGATCCGCATAGCGCGATCGGCCTTGCTGCCGCCCACACTGCGGCAGTGGACCCATCCGTGCCCATGGTGACGCTGGCAACGGCGCACCCCGCCAAGTTCCGCGATGCCGTCGAGCGCGCGACAGGTGTTCGGCCGGGGCTGCCGTCCCGCACGGGCGACCTGTTCGGACGCGAGGAGCGCTACGTGACGCTGCCGGCGACCTTCGAGGCCGTGACCTACTATATCGCCGGGCACGCCGTGAAGCGGGGCAGCTGAGATCAGCGCTCCGCGCGCCGGATCGATGAGGGGAAGGCGGCGCCACGGGGCCTCACGTCCCCGCCATCGGCGTGCGGAAGACCTGCTCGCCGCTTTCCGGCCTTTGCGGGCTGGCGATCGCACGACAGAATGAGGCATCGAGACGCCATGCAACTCCAGACCCTCATAGGCGAGCCCTGGCCCGATTACGGCCTTGTGGATTCAGGCGCGGGCCGCAAGCTGGAGCGCTACGGGCGCTATCGCTTCATCCGCCCCGAGCCGCAGGCGATGTGGCAGCCCGCCACCGCGGACTGGGCGGCGGACGCGAGCTTCATTCCCGCATCGGATGAGGATGGCGGTGGTCGCTGGCATTTTGAGCGGCCCGTCCCGCGCGAGGGCTGGCCGCTCGTCTGGAACGAGGTGCGCTTTCAGGCGAGCTGCACGCCCTTCCGCCATCTCGGCTTCTTTCCGGACATGGCACCGGTGTGGCAATGGGGACGGGCGCAACTCGCCGGACTCGCAGAGCCGCAGTTCCTCAATCTGTTCGGCTATACCGGCGTCGGCACGCTGTCATTCTCGGCAGCCGGTGCGCAGTGCGTGCATGTCGATGCCTCCAAGAAATCCGTAGCGCAGGCGCGCGCCAATGCCGGCCTGTCCGGCATGGAGGCCAATCCGGTCCGCTGGATCGTGGAGGATGCGGCCCGCTTCGTTGCGCGCGAAGTGCGGCGGGGTCGGCGCTATGACGGCATCCTGCTCGATCCGCCCAAATATGGCCGCGGGCCGGATGGCGAGATCTGGCGGCTCGAAGAGGATCTGCCCGGTCTCATCGCGGATTGCCGGCGACTGCTCGATGGCGAAAGCCGTTTCCTTTTCCTCACTGTCTATGCCGTGCGCATGTCCGCGCTGGCGATCGGCGAGCTGCTGCGCGCGCATCTGGCGGATCTCCCCGGTCGCATCGAATGCGGCGAACTGGCAGTGCGCGAGGAAGCACGCGGGCTGCTGCTGCCCACGGCCATCTGGGCGCGCTGGTCGCGGGATTGAGCCGCAGCGCCGCCGCCGGCCCTATTCCCGTCCGGCCCGCAGCGCCGCGCCGCCAGCGACGGGCGCGGCCGCGCACAACAGCAGCGAGCAGGCAGCGACGAGCTTGAGCGCGCCGACGCCGCCGGACTGAAGCGCGCCGGCGCCGAAGGTGAGGATCGGGACGGCGAGCGGCAGCACCAGCAGCCCGGTGAGCGCCCCGCTGCCGCGCAGGCCCGCCGTCAGCGCCGCC
Proteins encoded:
- a CDS encoding DUF983 domain-containing protein, whose protein sequence is MTTSADQTARATPLVRAALAARCPRCDVGPLFDGWVRFAPRCRACGLDINQFNVGDGPAAFLILIVGGLVTALALFLQLAASPPFWVHILLWVPLTTVLVVLCLRASKAALLILEYRNQAREGRLAAQPTVPDETT
- a CDS encoding SURF1 family protein, with the protein product MIRPVPLVPTIIVALAIALMIALGLWQLDRAHEKEAAIAIWQRNMALPATAYPVANPVDESLLFRRLSAHCLRVVDWRVIGGRSRDGRPGWRHVAYCATGAEGPGLVVDVGVSLAPDARVAWTGGPVQGLATHEPDSTPWLDRLARRSAPLRLMIVAETPAPGLVASAPPDPASVPNNHRSYMVQWWLFALVAAVIYGLALRKRWRGRSQGAVSSPPPPGS
- the thrC gene encoding threonine synthase, which produces MQYVSTRGRADALDFEGATLAGLASDGGLYLPERWPTFTAEDLSAMRGLSYVETAVRVILPFVGDSLSEDELRDLCTQAYGRFAHAAVTPLVQLDHGHWLLELFHGPTLAFKDVALQLLGLLFEKFLSRRETHLTIIGATSGDTGSAAIDAVAGRAGIDIFMLHPAGRVSDVQRRQMTTVLAPNVHNIAIEGSFDDAQALVKRAFNDPDFSSRYDLSAVNSINWARLVAQVVYYIYAGVRLGAPDRSVAFAVPTGNFGDVFAGYVASRMGLPIERLVVATNVNDILHRALSEGDYSQGTVVPTATPSMDIQVSSNFERLLFDLNGRDGAALAEQMKGFEQTRAMRLTNAQRDGAAALFSSARIDADGMSRAMRWAYDAAGQIIDPHSAIGLAAAHTAAVDPSVPMVTLATAHPAKFRDAVERATGVRPGLPSRTGDLFGREERYVTLPATFEAVTYYIAGHAVKRGS
- a CDS encoding class I SAM-dependent methyltransferase, whose product is MQLQTLIGEPWPDYGLVDSGAGRKLERYGRYRFIRPEPQAMWQPATADWAADASFIPASDEDGGGRWHFERPVPREGWPLVWNEVRFQASCTPFRHLGFFPDMAPVWQWGRAQLAGLAEPQFLNLFGYTGVGTLSFSAAGAQCVHVDASKKSVAQARANAGLSGMEANPVRWIVEDAARFVAREVRRGRRYDGILLDPPKYGRGPDGEIWRLEEDLPGLIADCRRLLDGESRFLFLTVYAVRMSALAIGELLRAHLADLPGRIECGELAVREEARGLLLPTAIWARWSRD